A DNA window from Pyrus communis chromosome 3, drPyrComm1.1, whole genome shotgun sequence contains the following coding sequences:
- the LOC137730086 gene encoding uncharacterized protein isoform X1, with the protein MMMRYLRVSPDCVPLSNGKKPTVRTISKDDGITDTVTTNSVVTSLEPTKPFRFRSQPTPQDPTQSQFGARPTSPDGEIHHQTQQRLDKSPSRTPSPIRGAGDVLLQWGQRKRSRVSRTEIRAVTDESSSSAQARQASKLQRRDKSMQPPPPPPLPLPSSSSTTSSFSNGGRPRKEASGSLPSRNLEDRSAGVNRSPSRNPTGGSNGRAASRSTAGKRSPPPEKNERKVPACLGRSSAAAKDDSKPNGAQAERVNHADSTLLQSDQLAAGSRAAAEKVNYEVVEWPRIYIALSRKEKEDDFLAMKGTKLPQRPKKRAKNVDRTLQYCFPGMWLSDLTRNRYEVREKKCVKKVICCSFLLFSSFVFFLSFL; encoded by the exons ATGATGATGAG gtacctGAGAGTGAGCCCAGATTGCGTTCCTCTGAGCAATGGCAAGAAACCAACCGTGAGAACCATATCCAAAGACGACGGGATTACAGACACCGTGACAACAAACAGTGTAGTCACATCTCTAGAACCCACCAAACCCTTCAGATTCCGATCCCAACCCACGCCTCAAGACCCGACCCAATCCCAATTCGGAGCCCGACCCACTTCCCCAGACGGCGAAATCCACCACCAGACCCAGCAGCGGCTGGACAAGAGTCCCAGCCGGACTCCCAGCCCAATCCGCGGCGCCGGCGACGTGCTGCTGCAGTGGGGCCAGAGAAAGAGGTCGAGAGTCTCCAGGACTGAGATCCGAGCTGTCACCGATGAGTCCTCTTCGTCAGCCCAAGCGAGGCAGGCTTCAAAGCTGCAGAGGAGAGACAAGTCCATGCagccgccaccgccgccgccgctgCCCCTTCCGTCTTCTTCCTCCACTACGTCGTCGTTTTCTAATGGCGGCAGACCGAGAAAGGAAGCCTCCGGGTCGCTTCCTAGCAG GAATTTGGAAGATCGATCTGCCGGCGTTAATAGGTCGCCATCGAGAAACCCTACTGGTGGTAGCAACGGCCGAGCCGCTTCTAGATCTACGGCGGGGAAAAGATCTCCTCCGCcggagaaaaatgagagaaaggtGCCAGCTTGCTTGGGCAGGTCATCAGCAGCAGCCAAAGATGACAGCAAGCCAAATGGAGCTCAAGCTGAACGTGTGAATCATGCTGATTCTACTTTGTTGCAATCGGATCAATTAGCCGCTGGTTCGCGCGCGGCAGCGGAGAAGGTGAACTACGAAGTGGTGGAGTGGCCGAGAATTTATATTGCTCTGTcgaggaaggagaaggaagatgaTTTCCTTGCAATGAAAGGCACGAAGCTCCCTCAGAGACCCAAAAAAAGAGCCAAAAATGTTGATAGAACTCTGCAG TATTGTTTTCCAGGGATGTGGCTGTCTGACTTGACAAGGAATCGATATGAGGTCAGGGAGAAGAAATGTGTGAAGAAGGTAATATGCTGCTCTTTCCTGCTGTTTTCCTCTTTTGTCTTTTTCCTCagttttttataa
- the LOC137729411 gene encoding transcription initiation factor TFIID subunit 11, with product MKQQSKDPFEAAFEEQEDDSPPDSPAVAEAARAAFGALEEDDPLLVPGPSSSSAPSAAAPKATAVTRTRTTPTSAATAPSASARPAVKNKDDDDDDDEDNMDVELGKFSATGDPDKMAKMQAILSQFSEEQMSRYESFRRAGFQRANMKRLLTSISGTPKISAPMNIVVSGIAKMFVGELVETARIVMSERKESGPIRPCHLREAYRRLKLEGKVPKRSPSRLFR from the exons ATGAAGCAGCAATCCAAGGACCCATTCGAAGCGGCGTTCGAGGAGCAAGAAGACGACTCACCGCCCGATTCTCCAGCCGTCGCTGAAGCCGCGCGCGCCGCCTTTGGTGCCCTAGAAGAGGACGACCCTCTTCTTGTTCCTGGCCCGTCATCTTCGTCCGCGCCATCGGCTGCAGCGCCGAAAGCAACAGCAGTTACCAGAACAAGAACAACGCCAACTTCTGCTGCGACGGCGCCCTCCGCCTCTGCTCGGCCCGCTGTCAAGAACAAGGATGACGACGACGATGACGACGAAGACAACATGGATGTCGAGCTCGGAAAGTTCTCCGCCACCGGTGATCCTGACAAAATGGCCAAGATGCA GGCTATTTTATCGCAGTTCTCAGAGGAACAGATGAGTAGGTACGAGTCGTTTCGCAGAGCTGGATTTCAGAGAGCCAACATGAAAAGG TTGTTAACTAGCATTAGTGGAACTCCAAAAATATCTGCGCCAATGAATATTGTAGTGTCAGGGATAGCAAAGATGTTTGTTGGTGAACTTGTTGAGACAG CCAGAATAGTGATGTCGGAGAGGAAAGAGTCTGGGCCAATCAGGCCATGCCACCTTAGAGAAGCATACAGAAGGTTGAAGCTTGAAGGGAAGGTACCAAAGAGATCACCGTCTAGGCTCTTCCGGTAG
- the LOC137730086 gene encoding uncharacterized protein isoform X2, which produces MMMRYLRVSPDCVPLSNGKKPTVRTISKDDGITDTVTTNSVVTSLEPTKPFRFRSQPTPQDPTQSQFGARPTSPDGEIHHQTQQRLDKSPSRTPSPIRGAGDVLLQWGQRKRSRVSRTEIRAVTDESSSSAQARQASKLQRRDKSMQPPPPPPLPLPSSSSTTSSFSNGGRPRKEASGSLPSRNLEDRSAGVNRSPSRNPTGGSNGRAASRSTAGKRSPPPEKNERKVPACLGRSSAAAKDDSKPNGAQAERVNHADSTLLQSDQLAAGSRAAAEKVNYEVVEWPRIYIALSRKEKEDDFLAMKGTKLPQRPKKRAKNVDRTLQYCFPGMWLSDLTRNRYEVREKKCVKKQKRRGLKGMDSLDSDSE; this is translated from the exons ATGATGATGAG gtacctGAGAGTGAGCCCAGATTGCGTTCCTCTGAGCAATGGCAAGAAACCAACCGTGAGAACCATATCCAAAGACGACGGGATTACAGACACCGTGACAACAAACAGTGTAGTCACATCTCTAGAACCCACCAAACCCTTCAGATTCCGATCCCAACCCACGCCTCAAGACCCGACCCAATCCCAATTCGGAGCCCGACCCACTTCCCCAGACGGCGAAATCCACCACCAGACCCAGCAGCGGCTGGACAAGAGTCCCAGCCGGACTCCCAGCCCAATCCGCGGCGCCGGCGACGTGCTGCTGCAGTGGGGCCAGAGAAAGAGGTCGAGAGTCTCCAGGACTGAGATCCGAGCTGTCACCGATGAGTCCTCTTCGTCAGCCCAAGCGAGGCAGGCTTCAAAGCTGCAGAGGAGAGACAAGTCCATGCagccgccaccgccgccgccgctgCCCCTTCCGTCTTCTTCCTCCACTACGTCGTCGTTTTCTAATGGCGGCAGACCGAGAAAGGAAGCCTCCGGGTCGCTTCCTAGCAG GAATTTGGAAGATCGATCTGCCGGCGTTAATAGGTCGCCATCGAGAAACCCTACTGGTGGTAGCAACGGCCGAGCCGCTTCTAGATCTACGGCGGGGAAAAGATCTCCTCCGCcggagaaaaatgagagaaaggtGCCAGCTTGCTTGGGCAGGTCATCAGCAGCAGCCAAAGATGACAGCAAGCCAAATGGAGCTCAAGCTGAACGTGTGAATCATGCTGATTCTACTTTGTTGCAATCGGATCAATTAGCCGCTGGTTCGCGCGCGGCAGCGGAGAAGGTGAACTACGAAGTGGTGGAGTGGCCGAGAATTTATATTGCTCTGTcgaggaaggagaaggaagatgaTTTCCTTGCAATGAAAGGCACGAAGCTCCCTCAGAGACCCAAAAAAAGAGCCAAAAATGTTGATAGAACTCTGCAG TATTGTTTTCCAGGGATGTGGCTGTCTGACTTGACAAGGAATCGATATGAGGTCAGGGAGAAGAAATGTGTGAAGAAG